CCGCCTTCAGTGATGCCTGGAGATGTTCCCGCTCATCAGGGCGAAGATGTCCAAGCTGTTCCGCAACATCCTGTGTATAAACTTCACGGATCACAGGTAACAATTCTGGATCGACCTGAATATTCATCAATGCCGCAGGAATCTGTTCGTCAATATCACTACACAGAAAGCTCACCTCACTACGAGCGATACGATAATAAGGCGTTCCCTCCACTGCGTCCGGCATTTGAGGTTGAGCCCGTCAAGCGCTGCTGTCCGCTGCCGTCAGGATGTTCATAATAGGCGATCCCTTTTAAGCAAGTAGTCATGCTTGCGATGGCGATTTCCTGCTTCTGGTTGCGCTTCTCCAATATCGCCAAACCACGCTCAAATTCCTCCGTGGTTACGATGGGTTCCCAATTCCCCCGAGTAGTTTTAGGCAGCAGACTTGCAGCCTTGCTCGTTAACCAGCCAGCGTAAGTCCAGTTGTGATATATCGAGCCCAATGTATTGGTATTGGCTTTGCGCTGACCATTTTTCTTCACCTCGATGAAGGGTCTTCCGCTGCGATAGCGGTAGCCTCGCGCATGAAGTGCTTCGCAGATTCCTTCCAGCGTAAGCCGATCTTCCAGTAAAAGATCGAACGCATACCGAATAACAGGCGCTCGCTCAGGGTCTTGTTCAATCCAGGTTTCGCGCCGTACAATGATCTTTTTCGCCTCTCCTATGACCTTGCCTTCAACGTTGATATAGCCATCCGGCGCATAGTTCGAGTATCCGCCATTTGCTCGCTTCACCTGCAATCCACCTTTTACACGGATGCCCAGTAAGGCGGACTCGCGCCGCGCTAATGTGAACGAGAGAGTCACAATCACTCGATCATCAGGATCCATTGGATCAAGATCGGGAGAATTAGCAAAACGCACAGCGACGCCAAATTCGTGAAGCTCATCAATCGCACGGAGTGCCTCTGTGTCGTTTCGCCCAAAGCGGTCAGCGCGTTCCACAATGACATGGGAGAACTTGCCGGATCGTGCTTCCTCCAGTAATCGCTGATAGGCTTCCCGGTGCGGCGTTGTTCCGGTCAGTACATCAACGTATTCGCTGTAGACGGGCATATCAGACCGCTTCAACACATTACTCTCGATAGCAAAACGCTGTCGCGCCCGTGACATCTCAGGTTTCTGGTTCTCGTCGCTGCTGGTCCGCAAATAGATCGCCCAACCTGCCTGTGGTGTTATTACAGTTCTTGCCTTCTTTCTTGCCATCTGTATTCCTAACTCAGAGTTGCCTTTATCCATGTGTTCAAGTTCACGATACACCAGGTCTCACAGGTTGTGTTTTTTCGCAGGATTCCGGTGCTGATTGCTGCTTATCTTCTGGAGGTTGTTTTGACTTAGCAACCAATTCGGCAACCGCCAAAACACGCTTCAGCATGTCGATAGAAGTGTCAGGTGAATGGTTTACACTTGAGTGCGTCCTTGTTTGATCTTTCATTACTCCTGCTCCAAACAGCTGTGTGGCATCTGTATAGCCTGCTCTACCCACTGATAAATATCCCCGCCGTTCAGGTAAAACTCGCTTATATCCTTGCCGTGTAGCACGGCAATCTCACGGAAGCGAGGCGAGAGGGACAACAGGCGTTTTGTGCCTTTCCCACCGGCGGCATCGCGGTCATAGGCGACCAGAATCGTGTGGCAGTGCGTAAGTTCGGCGTACCAGCGTGAGCTGAGGATGGCGGTAGCGCTACTCAACGTCACGGGTGCGACCAGATTTCCTGCTTCTTGCCGTGCCAGCAGCGCATCAAACTCGCCTTCGCAGAACAGCGCGACTTCCCGATCTACCAACCCGTCAGCGCCGTACAAGACGTTGACGTTGCCGCCTTTAATCTGCTGGTATTTCGGTGTGCCATAGGCGCGGCGGACTTTGACTGCCCACAGCGCCCCGGTTGCAAACCACGGGATGGTGATGCCGCACGGTACATCCATCCCCTCCATCGTCCGCCACCCCTGAAATCACCTGGCACGTAGCCCAATCGGGCGGCGCGAATGGTGCGGGTGGTCAAGCCCCTGCCGGTGAGATAGTTCAGCGCAGGCTCGCCGACTTCCTGACCAGAGCGTTTCTTCCGCCTGATTGACGATGCGCTCCGCCCGATGCTGCCAGTTCCATTCCGGGGTTCGGAAGGTGATTTTCAGGCACTTCGTTCAGTTAGAGCGGTAGTTACAGCAGGTTCACCTAATGCTCGCAGCGCCTCGGCGAAGCTTAGACGGCGGTAGTGGGTGAGCCAGTCCAGCGCATCACCGCGCATATCGCACGCGCCAAAACAGCGATAACCATCTTGCCATACCGCCAGACTGTAGCCCCTATGTTCGTTGTGAAACGGACACTTATATAATGAGGCGCGTCCACCTCGCAGCGGGGCGGGTCCCAAATCCTGCTCGACCAGATGGCGCAGGTCGCAGGTCTCCTTCAATCGTTGGGTATCGGTCACGTTTCTTCCTCTGGCTCTCTAATTGACATGCGTTGTGACAATTGACAATGACAATTACTGGCAATTGTCACGACCCCGCGACAGATGTCTTGTCGGTCAGTTCAGGTATGCCTCAGACTTCACACCGGCTTGGGCGGCAGTTCGACGCGCTCGATGCAGCCGTCTTCTTCCAGCGCCCGCAGCGCCTCAATCACCGGCTTGCGCGGGGAACGCAGTGCCCGATAAATGTCCCGGACGGTCGCCACGCCCCCACAGGCACGCAGAAAGCTGAGGATGCGATTTTCCAACCGCCCTTCTTCGTTCTCGCCAAGATCAGCGAGCAGTCGATGGGCGGATGCCCGCCAGTCTTCGACAATCTGCTGGGCGCGATACCAGTGCGCGGCGGTTACCTTTGGTCGTGATGAAGCGTCGTCACCCTCCGCCCAGTCCAGTGCCGCCAGCAGTGTGGCGACCTTGATTGCCTGCACATGCAAGCGTCCATAGACGGCACGCAGGCGGTCGTCCAATGACGAGCTGGGGGCAGTCATCGCCCGCAGCGCCTGTTCGTAGGCGCGGCAGGCCGTCCAGATGTCAGCAGAAAGTGACCACGCTTCACTGGTTTTCTTCTCGCCGAGCGCATCGGGCTGCGGCGGTTCGGGCAGACGCTCATGTAAACGGCGCAAACGGTTCGCCAGTTCGGTGGGGGTCTGGCTGTCTTTCGGCGCGGGACGTTCCTTGTAGTCGGGTTCCGGTGTGAGCAGCCCAAAGCGGGCGAGATTGCCATTGAACCAGTCGGACGAGGACAGCGCCGTTGACAGTTCGGCAGGCGTTGCTGCACCGAGGATAGACAGCGCCGCGTCGCGGATGACCACCAGCCCCTTGTTGTTGGTATTGCTATCCAGATAGGGCGGGCAGTCGTAGAGCGTCATGATGAGTTCTTTCAAGCCCGCCATGTAGTCGCGTCCCATCGACTTGAACAAGCCAGAAAGCTCGTCCCGCAGCAGCCCACGTTGGGCGGCGTAGCGGTTGCCCTTCTCCAATCGCGCCCGATCCAGCTGCGGAATATCCGAGAAGTTCGGCGGGAGAATGCCGCCGAGCATGGACATAAAGTTTTCCGGTGATCCCGGTTGCGGCATGAGCATGTGCGGGATTGCCAGCCGTGCCACTTCTGAAGCCATATTCAACCCAGCTGACTTGCGGTAATAGGTCGAGACGGCCACCACCATCAGGTACAGGTTGGGGAACACCTGCTGCCGCCACGGGGTCTGAATGTACAGCCTGCGTCCGACGGCAATCGCTGCCAGATACAAGCCCGCACCCAGATGAAAGGCGAGCGGCGTTTCGTTGGCGGCAGCACCCGCCCAGCGGACGTAGTCGTTCAGCCACGTGCCGACGGTCTGCGCTTGCATCATCTGTTCAGGGGATAAACGGGCGTTTTCTGGCAGTTCCGGCACGATGTTGAGATCGACGGCACGCTGCGGCAGCGGTGGAGGCGGCGCATTGGGGTCTACCGCCAGCACCGCCCGCAGGAGTTCCTGCCCCAGCACCTTACGCAAAAAGCGCAGGTCATCTGGCACGTTTGGATCGAGATGCGCCAGCAGTAAGCCGACGGCGGGGCTGAGTTGCAGGCTGTCCACGACATGCCCACCAGCGCCCGCGCCAGTCCATAGGCATCGTGGGCCGTGAGATCAATTTGCGTCATGGGTCATGTCCTTTTGGGATTGGACAGGAGACCTGTTCGACAACTGGCGGCGGATCGCCCGTCGCAGATTGAGGCGCTCTTGATAATCCTGCCGTGACCCGTGTCTGCGGCAGCGCGGTTTTGCGTTATCAGTGTCCCAATTCATCCACAATGGGAGCAAAACAGAAGCCATTTTCATGTCCTTTCATTAGAACTCGCGTTCTTTTTCAGGGGTAATGAAAACGGCACTGAATGTCTGGCAAATCTCGCCAAAAGCGGCGGCAATTCATGACAAAAACTGGCGAAAATTGCCACCACGCCTGTTTTAACCGAAACACAACCTTGCTCAGACGATTTCCTATCGCCTTGTTCTATTGCCCATTGTTTGGAATTCGTAATACAATGATGGCTTGAGATGAGAACATACATTCTGTGTTCCCGCCTGCCCAAAACATAAATCCAGAGAAAGGATCCGCACCATGACACAGGTGTGTTTGGCTTTGCTTGTGCCTGACAGGATTATCTGCGGCGGGATTGAGTGCGTCATCCAGCAGGACGCGACCACCCGCTACAGCATCACGATCTTTGATTATTTTGAGACCCTACTGCATCAGGCGAACGGGATTCATATTTTGTTGATGGATATCAGTGGGCTGTCTACCCGTGAGGTTGAGGAAAGGTTTCATCAATTGAACGCGCAGCAGTGCTCAATGAAGGTCATCGTCATCAGCAGCCGGTTAACCGCGATTTTCACACATCGGGTAATGCAGTTCGGGGCCAAAGGCTTCATCTACCGCGATGATCTGGCGGATAACCTGCTCCACAGCCTCGATCTGGTGCGGCGGGATGTCGTGACGTTATCGCCATCCGCATCTCAGCTGATGGTCAACAGCAGCTACCTGTACATGAGTAACGAGATCAAGCCGCTGGATATGCAGGTCTTGCGCCTGATGGCACGCGGGCTGACCGTCAAAGCCATTGCGATAAAACTTCACACCTCGACACGTTCGATTTATCGCTCACGGGATAAGCTCCGTGAAATCCTCAATATTCCGACGATTGAAACCCTCGTCGATGCAGCGCGTGAGCAGGGATTACTCGATCTGGAAGCGGATTGATGCCCAGATGAAAAATGCGCGGTGTGTGGGCGAAGTTCGCCCATTTTTGTCTCAATTTCCCTTAAGCCTCAGGTGAAGCCATGCTACGCTTGCACTAAGGACAGCGAGTAGGGAAGTGAGGGTTTTATGGCGATACGCATTGTCGTGGCCGATGATGCCGATCTGGTGATCGAAGGCGTGAAGTCCGTTTTGACTACGGATCATCGCTTTGTGCTGGTCGGGACGGCCCGCTGCATAGATGACCTGCTGGAAACGATTGAGGCGGTTCCGCCGGATGTCGTCGTCCTGGGTGAGTGGATTTACAACCTCGACATCCTCAGCGCAGTGGAAGAGGTTCAGCGGGTGTGCGGTGGGTTAAAAATTATCGTGATAGGTGGGCTAGTAGATGGGCTGCTGATCCGCGATTTGTTCCGTGTGGGCGTAAGTGCCTACCTGTATAAGAGTGATGATTTGTGCGGGCTGTTGGGAACGGCCATTGATACCGTCCTGCTAGATCGTCCGTATCTGTCGCCCACCGCCAACGCCGAGTATCTGGTCGCCATGCAGTCGCCGCTGCGCGACTGGCAGCTGGATACCGAAGCCCGCGCCATGCTGCGGCTGCTGATGCAAGGGCTGCACATCGCCGACATCGCCCGCCAGATGGACATCCCGATGCGCCGCGCGTATTTCCTGCGCTATAAGCTCAAACAGCGTTTCGGCGCGACCACCAACGAACACCTGATCAGCAGGGCGATGGCCGAAGGCTTTGCCACCACCGATGCGTGACGGTAATTTTTCCGCCCGATTTGCCAAAATTGACGGGCTAAAAGTGTAAACCTACACCGGTCAGACACGCCGCATTTGCTACGCTGAATCTCAGACGAGAGACGGGGTGATGAATGCGGCGTTTTTTGTTGAGTCTGGCGGTACTGTGCCTGGTGACATGGGGCGCGGTCTTTTATCTGCTCTTTGAACAGCACGAACAGGCGACAGTGCCGCTGCCGACGCTGATGGTGCTGCCGTCTCTGACGCCATCCGAATACCCCGACGCGCACACCATCAGCAACCGATACACCGACCGCGACGGCAACGCACACCTCCACCTACACCCCAACGGCAACCGCGACCTTCACGCCAACGCTGACCCGACGCTCTCGACACGGGTAGTCGAAATCAACGCGGTCATGCCGGGCGTATACGTCCCGCCGACAGCGACGGATTTTCCCGTCGGTACGATTTTGCTGGCCGCGCCGCCGCAGCCTGTCGAACCGCTGCCCGACGCGACGAATCAACCGTCGCCGTATTCCGGGCTGGTACAGCTTCGAGTCGGATAACCCGGCGGTGCATTACAGCCATCACCGTGGGAACCGCGCCTGCACGCCGATGCCAATCGCGGACAGTATCACCGCAGCGAGAACGTGCAGAGTTACGCCAGCTTCAGCTTTGAAGGTGAAGGTCTGCGAATCCGCTATGTCGCCGCCCGCAATATGGGCATCTTTCAGGTG
Above is a window of Candidatus Flexicrinis proximus DNA encoding:
- a CDS encoding recombinase family protein, yielding MARKKARTVITPQAGWAIYLRTSSDENQKPEMSRARQRFAIESNVLKRSDMPVYSEYVDVLTGTTPHREAYQRLLEEARSGKFSHVIVERADRFGRNDTEALRAIDELHEFGVAVRFANSPDLDPMDPDDRVIVTLSFTLARRESALLGIRVKGGLQVKRANGGYSNYAPDGYINVEGKVIGEAKKIIVRRETWIEQDPERAPVIRYAFDLLLEDRLTLEGICEALHARGYRYRSGRPFIEVKKNGQRKANTNTLGSIYHNWTYAGWLTSKAASLLPKTTRGNWEPIVTTEEFERGLAILEKRNQKQEIAIASMTTCLKGIAYYEHPDGSGQQRLTGSTSNAGRSGGNALLSYRS
- a CDS encoding toprim domain-containing protein → MDVPCGITIPWFATGALWAVKVRRAYGTPKYQQIKGGNVNVLYGADGLVDREVALFCEGEFDALLARQEAGNLVAPVTLSSATAILSSRWYAELTHCHTILVAYDRDAAGGKGTKRLLSLSPRFREIAVLHGKDISEFYLNGGDIYQWVEQAIQMPHSCLEQE
- a CDS encoding DUF3987 domain-containing protein encodes the protein MDSLQLSPAVGLLLAHLDPNVPDDLRFLRKVLGQELLRAVLAVDPNAPPPPLPQRAVDLNIVPELPENARLSPEQMMQAQTVGTWLNDYVRWAGAAANETPLAFHLGAGLYLAAIAVGRRLYIQTPWRQQVFPNLYLMVVAVSTYYRKSAGLNMASEVARLAIPHMLMPQPGSPENFMSMLGGILPPNFSDIPQLDRARLEKGNRYAAQRGLLRDELSGLFKSMGRDYMAGLKELIMTLYDCPPYLDSNTNNKGLVVIRDAALSILGAATPAELSTALSSSDWFNGNLARFGLLTPEPDYKERPAPKDSQTPTELANRLRRLHERLPEPPQPDALGEKKTSEAWSLSADIWTACRAYEQALRAMTAPSSSLDDRLRAVYGRLHVQAIKVATLLAALDWAEGDDASSRPKVTAAHWYRAQQIVEDWRASAHRLLADLGENEEGRLENRILSFLRACGGVATVRDIYRALRSPRKPVIEALRALEEDGCIERVELPPKPV
- a CDS encoding response regulator transcription factor; its protein translation is MPDRIICGGIECVIQQDATTRYSITIFDYFETLLHQANGIHILLMDISGLSTREVEERFHQLNAQQCSMKVIVISSRLTAIFTHRVMQFGAKGFIYRDDLADNLLHSLDLVRRDVVTLSPSASQLMVNSSYLYMSNEIKPLDMQVLRLMARGLTVKAIAIKLHTSTRSIYRSRDKLREILNIPTIETLVDAAREQGLLDLEAD
- a CDS encoding response regulator transcription factor, which produces MAIRIVVADDADLVIEGVKSVLTTDHRFVLVGTARCIDDLLETIEAVPPDVVVLGEWIYNLDILSAVEEVQRVCGGLKIIVIGGLVDGLLIRDLFRVGVSAYLYKSDDLCGLLGTAIDTVLLDRPYLSPTANAEYLVAMQSPLRDWQLDTEARAMLRLLMQGLHIADIARQMDIPMRRAYFLRYKLKQRFGATTNEHLISRAMAEGFATTDA